The sequence CCAAAGAGATTTTTGCCTTACATTTTCACTTTTATGCTCTTTCACCACATTTAAAACATGCTGTATACCCTTCTCTTCAATCAAAATACTCACACTTTTGTCCAAATTCACCCTTTCGTCTAACAACGTTGATATAGCTGATAACGCAGCGTCCACCACTTTAATATTTCGGTGGTCAAAGCAAGTCAACAGCTTCTCGACCGCTTTTGCTTCAACCAAACAGAAAGTTTCTTGAGACGAACAAGCTCCTTTATGAACTGGGCATAGTGGGATATCTTCAATATTTGTCGAATAAAACGATGAACACTTGAGTATATACGCAAACCTTCTGAGCTTTTTTTTCTTGATCTGTGCTGGTTTTGATAAAGTAACAGTCTTTACTGATAAATTCGCCAACCCATTTGCAGACAGAATCTGGATTTCGTCGCTAAATGTGTTCATAAGCAAATCTGTAAAAACGGTTGCGAAATTGAAGTTCTTCGCTAGAATCAAAAACTGGTTCTCGTATAAAGTATACGTGAATCGAACCAGAATACCTACAAGTCCTTCCAAATAAGAACTTCCGAATTTACTCATTCTCATACCAGATTTCATAACTTGATCAATTTTTCGCAACACTAAAGGGACCGAGGTAAACAGAGCCAAATTTAGTGAAATATTCTCATGTGGAAGTTTCGCTAAGAAGTTGACTGAAACCGCCTGTTTTTCAGTTGGTGGCATCGTTTCGTTCAAATCTTTTAACAACGCTTGAGGTTGGCCTTTAATCTTGCATAGTCTATCAGCCAACGTATGGCCAATAAAGGGCGACAGAGCTATACAGAATACGATTGAAGTCACCTGAATTTCCTCATTTGGGTTATTCAAAAGTTCGATAAGATTCGTGCATACATCACTTTCTTTTACGACAGACACAATGATATCTCTGGATTTAGCGAATTTCATGAGGCACGAAAGGATTCGTACGAAGTTAACATTCAGTTCGTCTGGCATAGAGTTCCCGATTCTTCTAACAAGATTGTATATGATGTAATCTAACGACATTTTGCGATCAACTTGAAGGTCATTTAACTCTCCACATCCTGATTCAAGTATATTTGCTAGTATACCTGCAGCTTCTGCTTTTGAGTTCATCGGTTCGTCATATATACTTCGTTTGAAAATTTCTTGTAACATGTTGGTAACAGTACCCGATTTCACTAGAAAATTTCCATTTTCAGGGTGAGACGAAATCTGTTTCAATGCACGAAACGCAACGTTTCTTGCTAAAGAGTTACCATGAAACGCCATTTGGATTAACGCTGGTGAAGCTGTTTCTGCCACACGACGTTTGATCTCATCATCATGTCCGATAAATAGTTCTCCGATGTAACCCGCCATCTCCATCTTCGTCTCTTCATTACCTGCTCGATTTTGTGGTTTCGTGAAATTATACTAATTgtccttatttttctaaaattacatTGATAGTTCCTAATTTACCTAAAACTACATTGATGGTCGTGGTCTAACTTAAAATGCGCAATAGTAGAAGGGACGATCAACGCGCATTTTAAGTAAATCAGACACAATCAACATACACTTTTATGTAAGTCATGGACTATCGGTATAATTTATATAAGATAAAGGTGATTGGTGTAATTCAATGAAAACCACAGTGTCTAACAATGTACCATTATTGTAATTTCATATAAACTACAAGATCTTACAATGTACTCTAAATTGTATTAAAGTTTAAAACTTTTTTGCTTTAAAGTTTATACCTTTAATGAACTGATGCAATAGGGGCTGCCAATGTCCATTTTCTGCCATGATCTTGATATTACCTGGTGATATCTCCAAATTCTTCAAAATTTCGTCAATTTTCTTTGCGAAAAATGCATCAACATGTTGTCTGTACTTTACACTAATCAACATCAACATTCCACCGCTAACTGAACTAATTTGATCACAAAAAAACCGATCCTTTGAAAGTTCAACAAGAAGCATCAAAGTTGCCTGCCTAATTCTTTCATCTTTACTCGATAAATTTTGTATCAATTTCGACAAATCCAATGTTCTAGCAATCATCTCCT comes from Rutidosis leptorrhynchoides isolate AG116_Rl617_1_P2 chromosome 4, CSIRO_AGI_Rlap_v1, whole genome shotgun sequence and encodes:
- the LOC139843539 gene encoding putative U-box domain-containing protein 42, with the protein product MELESAQNTPKNAAEVLLSLSECINTAKNLFLSYTTTPIRIVTPNQEVEIIVKRLQRVIRQMGEVLNSIKVSSDEYFHYAVQSLVKDINGFWVENSKVEYVHKENDLYSVTDFESSTDDEYESETTHVTKFQDLANSYMEPLYEAFFCPLTNKIMEDPVTIETGVTYERVAITEWFEKFSNPTDIICPKTGINIKNRDFNRNNALIEMIKQWEERNEQESIKAARSVLSLNSSTKPMILEALRNLQNLCRKNLYNVVEIRAIGIIPLLGTILKNEDKDLTFETLELLRQMTENDDEDEGKEMIARTLDLSKLIQNLSSKDERIRQATLMLLVELSKDRFFCDQISSVSGGMLMLISVKYRQHVDAFFAKKIDEILKNLEISPGNIKIMAENGHWQPLLHQFIKGNEETKMEMAGYIGELFIGHDDEIKRRVAETASPALIQMAFHGNSLARNVAFRALKQISSHPENGNFLVKSGTVTNMLQEIFKRSIYDEPMNSKAEAAGILANILESGCGELNDLQVDRKMSLDYIIYNLVRRIGNSMPDELNVNFVRILSCLMKFAKSRDIIVSVVKESDVCTNLIELLNNPNEEIQVTSIVFCIALSPFIGHTLADRLCKIKGQPQALLKDLNETMPPTEKQAVSVNFLAKLPHENISLNLALFTSVPLVLRKIDQVMKSGMRMSKFGSSYLEGLVGILVRFTYTLYENQFLILAKNFNFATVFTDLLMNTFSDEIQILSANGLANLSVKTVTLSKPAQIKKKKLRRFAYILKCSSFYSTNIEDIPLCPVHKGACSSQETFCLVEAKAVEKLLTCFDHRNIKVVDAALSAISTLLDERVNLDKSVSILIEEKGIQHVLNVVKEHKSENVRQKSLWILEKLLIEGDDKSVSEVSQDRLLRSTLINVLHRGDGDVRLMAEKILKQLNTINYA